The Bryobacteraceae bacterium genomic sequence TTCGCCTGGGTGAAGACCTCCTGGAAGGTGAGGCTCTTGAACTGCACCACGATGAAGAAAATCGCGAGGGAGAAGCCGAAGTCGCCGATGCGGTTCACGATGAACGCCTTGTTCCCGGCGGTGGTGGCGCTGAGCTTCAGATAGTAGAACCCGATGAGGAGGTAGCTGCACAATCCGACGCCTTCCCAGCCGACAAACAGCAGCAGGAAGTTGTTCGCCAGCACCAGCATGAGCATGAAGAACATGAAGAGGTTCAGGTAAGCGAAGAACCTCCAGTAGCCATCCTCTTCGGCCATGTAGCCGGTGGCGTAGATGTGGATGAGCGATCCGATGCCGGTGACCACGAGGAGCATTACGGCGGTGAGGCGATCGACGGCGAACTCAAACGGGATGTTGACGAAGCCGCTCTGGATCCAGGTGAAGCAGGTTTCGATGTGAACCTCTTCAAGCGGCATCAGCGCGTTGAGCGTCTTGAGCACCCAGAGGAACGACAGGATCACGCTACCGCAGGCGACGATGCTGGTGAGCGGCTTGGAGAGCCGCCGGCCGAACAGGCCGTTGATCAGGAAGCCGAGCAGCGGGAGTGTAGGAATCAGCCAGAGTTGCTGCATTGGATTAGAGTTTCAGCGAGTCGACATCGTCGACCAGCAGGGTGGCGCGGTTCTTGAAGACGGTGAGAATGATCGCGAGGCCCACGGCGGCTTCAGCGGCAGCCACCACCATCACGAAGAAGGTGAACAAGTGCCCGTCCACTTTACCGAGCTTGTAGGAGAAGGCGACGAAGGTGAGGTTCACGGCATTGAGCATCAGCTCGATCGACATGAAGACCGTGACGAGGCTCTTGCGGTAGAGGAACCCGGCGATGCCGAGCGCGAACAACACCGCGCTCAGAGTGAGGTACGCCGTCAGCGGAACGCCTTGGTTGACGATCGGAGGCATCGGTCAGTCCATCTCCTTTCGCGCCAGAACCACCGCGCCGAGAATCGCGATCAACACGAGAACCGAAGTGACTTCGAAGGGCAGCAGGTAGGTGGTGAACAGCGCCCGGCCAACGTCCTGGGCCGATCCCGGAACCTGTCCGCCGAACTTGACCATCGTGTCGTTGGGAGGCACGGTCAGGTGGATGAGGAAGCTGATGACGCCGAGGAAAACCACGAGCAGCGGGATCCCGATCACCTTGGCGAGCAGGCTGGCGCGGGCGGGCCTGGGCTCCACGCCGGCGTTCAGCAGCATGATCACGAAGAGGAAGAGCACCATGATGGCGCCGGCGTAGACGATCAACTGGGCCGCGGCGATGAACTGCGCGCCGAGGAGCAGGTAGAGGATCGCGAGCGACCCCATCACACCCACCAGCGAAAGCGCGCTCGAGATCGGGTGCCGCTGCGTCACCATGATGATGGCGCACACCACCGCGATCGTTGCAAACAAACCGAACAGTAACGCGTCCATGAGAATATCTACGAGAACATGGCCACCAGCAGGCCGATGGCGAACAGGTTGACGATGGAGACCGGGAACATCCAGCCCCAGGCGAAGTGCATCAATTGGTCATAGCGGAAACGCGGCAGCGTCGCGCGGACCCAGATGTAGAAGAACAGGAGGAAACCGGTCTTCGAGATGAACCAGAAGAGCGGAACCAGGATCGGCTGGAGCGGCGGAACCAGATGCACCAGGCCGACCAGCACGAGCACCGCGCCGCCGAGCTTCAACCACAGCCGGTCCCGGGCGCGGCCCGGACCAACGCCATGAAAGATCGCCATGGCGCCGAGGAAGGCGAAGGCGAGAAACGGGATGAAGTTCGACCCGAATTCGGCGGGAAAGGGCGGCAGCCAGCCGCCGAGGAACAGGTGGGTGGCGAGCGCGCAGATGTTCACCATGTTCGCGTATTCGGCCATGAAGAACGCGGCGAACTTCATGGACGAGTACTCCGTGTGAAACCCGGCGACGAGTTCGTTCTCGGCTTCCGGGAGGTCGAACGGAATGCGGTTGGTCTCGGCGAACG encodes the following:
- a CDS encoding NADH-quinone oxidoreductase subunit J produces the protein MDALLFGLFATIAVVCAIIMVTQRHPISSALSLVGVMGSLAILYLLLGAQFIAAAQLIVYAGAIMVLFLFVIMLLNAGVEPRPARASLLAKVIGIPLLVVFLGVISFLIHLTVPPNDTMVKFGGQVPGSAQDVGRALFTTYLLPFEVTSVLVLIAILGAVVLARKEMD
- the nuoK gene encoding NADH-quinone oxidoreductase subunit NuoK codes for the protein MPPIVNQGVPLTAYLTLSAVLFALGIAGFLYRKSLVTVFMSIELMLNAVNLTFVAFSYKLGKVDGHLFTFFVMVVAAAEAAVGLAIILTVFKNRATLLVDDVDSLKL